The DNA segment CGTTGATCTTGTTCTTGGTTCAAGCGCTTAGATTGCACTTGTTGCTCGGCCATCAGCTTAGTTAATTGTTTTTGCTTGCTGGTTTGCGAGACTTTAATTTCATCTAGTTCGGTGATGGTTTTTTTTAACTCGTTAATCGAGTTCATGCGTGCCTTGTTGAGGTATTGGTAATAGGCCAACATCCGCTCAATCGTGGCGGGACTCTGCTGATTCAGCATCATCTTAGTGTAATCGTGGTTACCAGCAAGATAGGCGCTCGAGAGCTGTTTTGAGAGCGTTTTTTGCTGGCTAACCTTAAGGGTTTCTAACTCTTCTTGGCGTTGTTTGAGTTCGGCGAGCTTAGTATCAATCTGCGCCAAACTGTTTTTGGTGCTATTGACCTTTTTGGCTGCTGCAGCAATCGCCTCTTCATCGCTACGCAGCAAAGCGAGTAACTTTTCCCGCTGTTTACTGGTGTTTTTGAGCGCGCTTTGTTGTTGGTTGATTTGCGCTTGGATGGATTTCAACTCGGACTGACGCTTCTCCAAATCAGAAGCGTAGACCGAGAAAGATAACATCATAAAGCCAGCAATAATGCTGGCTTTAACGGGGAGTCGAGTGCTCACTAGGTAACAACTACTCTTTTACGTGGATTAAGGGCTTACCCGTCATCTCTGCGGGAATGGTTTCACCCATCAGGTGCAGAATCGTTGGGGCGACATCGCTCAGTTTACCGCCTTCGTCTATGGTGGCGTCACGGCCAACAAACACAAAGGGCACGAGTTCACTGGTATGCGCCGTATGGGCTTGGCCTGTGGTCTCGTCGGTCATCTGCTCGGCGTTGCCGTGGTCGGCGGTAATAATACATTCGCCACCCACTTTCGCCAGCGCATCGACTACGCGGCCGATACAGGCATCGACAGCTTCGCAGGCTTTAACCGCCGCATCGAAGTTGCCAGTATGACCCACCATATCACCGTTCGGGTAGTTACAGATAATCACATCGTATTTAGCGGATTCAATCGCCGCGACTAACTTATCCGTCAGCTCGGTTGAGCTCATCTCAGGCTGCAAGTCGTAGGTTGCCACTTTAGGTGAGTTGATCAGGATGCGATCTTCACCGTTGAATGGCTCTTCCTTACCGCCGTTGAAGAAGAAGGTCACATGGGCGTATTTTTCAGTTTCGGAGATACGTAACTGAGTACGGCCACGGTTTTGCAGCACTTCACCTAAGGTATTCACTAGGTTTTCAGAAGGATAAGCGATAGGCGCCTTGATATCGGCCGCGTATTCGGTCAGCGTTACAAAGTTAACCTTTGGCGTCACCGCACGTTCAAAACCGTCGAAATCGGCATTGATAAAGCTACGGGTGATTTGACGAGCACGGTCGGCGCGGAAGTTCATGAAAATCAGCGCGTCGCCATCGTTCAAGCTGGCAACCTTGCCTTCGCTATCGGTAATGGCTGAAGACGACACAAACTCATCGTTTTCATCACGACTGTAAGCGGCTTCTAACGCGGTCACTGCGTTATCGTATTGGAACTTCGCCTTGCCTTGGGTGATCAGTGAGTAAGCCTGAGACACGCGGTCCCAACGATTATCGCGGTCCATGGCAAAGTAACGACCAATAATCGAGGCGATACGACCATGGCCCAATGTAGTAAACAGATCATCAAAGTGGCTTAGGCTGCCTTTGGCGCTGCGAGGTGGGGTATCGCGACCATCTAAGAAGGCATGTAAGTACACTTTAGTGGCACCGCGAGCAACGGCCATACGGCACATGGCTTCGATATGCTCTTCATGGCTGTGTACACCACCTGGAGAGAGCAGACCCATAATGTGCACTGCACCGCCAGCTTTGACTGCCGCATCGACGGCATCGCAAAGGGCTGGGTTTTGCTCAAACTCATGATCTGCAATGGCTTTGCTGATACGGGTCAGCTCTTGGTAAACAATTCGGCCAGAACCTAAGTTGATATGGCCTACTTCAGAGTTCCCCATCTGCCCATCGGGCAAGCCTACATCTAAGCCTGAACCTGAAATTAAACCGTGGGCATATTGGGCGTTGAGACGGTCGAGTACTGGAGTGTTGGCGTGGTAAATCGCATTCATATGCGTATTTTCACGGTAACCCCAGCCATCGAGGATCAACAACGCGATTGGACGTTTAGTTGTCGTCATGGTGATACCTTTAAAGTTTAAGGAAGCTAAAGAAATCTGAAATTGGTTAAATATTACTACGTAAGCGGGGTACGAAAAAGCGCTTTACCTAGATTAAGGTCATCGAATCGCTATTTGAGCAGATTCTGTGAGCGCCAAGAGAAGCGAGATGGCGCAAGGGCTGAGCTGTGTTCTAGAACTGTGACTAAACTGCTGCAATCTGCCAAGGCAATGGGTATACTCTGTGCCCTTATCGAATTTTTCGCCATTTATACGGGCTGTAACCATGCAAGAAT comes from the Shewanella mangrovisoli genome and includes:
- a CDS encoding murein hydrolase activator EnvC family protein, whose translation is MSTRLPVKASIIAGFMMLSFSVYASDLEKRQSELKSIQAQINQQQSALKNTSKQREKLLALLRSDEEAIAAAAKKVNSTKNSLAQIDTKLAELKQRQEELETLKVSQQKTLSKQLSSAYLAGNHDYTKMMLNQQSPATIERMLAYYQYLNKARMNSINELKKTITELDEIKVSQTSKQKQLTKLMAEQQVQSKRLNQEQDQRQLTLKELQRTLNTKGAELEQLQIEEASLKRVVEQALKAMRDNPSMEGFDKQGGKLKWPTKGRVSASFGSPRSGQVVWKGTMLSAPEGQNIRAVSGGKVIYADWLKGFGMVMVIDHGKGYMSLYGHAQALLKSPGDMVKTGDAIALVGRSGGQTEPGLYFEIRYKGQAVDPAKYCR
- the gpmM gene encoding 2,3-bisphosphoglycerate-independent phosphoglycerate mutase; the encoded protein is MTTTKRPIALLILDGWGYRENTHMNAIYHANTPVLDRLNAQYAHGLISGSGLDVGLPDGQMGNSEVGHINLGSGRIVYQELTRISKAIADHEFEQNPALCDAVDAAVKAGGAVHIMGLLSPGGVHSHEEHIEAMCRMAVARGATKVYLHAFLDGRDTPPRSAKGSLSHFDDLFTTLGHGRIASIIGRYFAMDRDNRWDRVSQAYSLITQGKAKFQYDNAVTALEAAYSRDENDEFVSSSAITDSEGKVASLNDGDALIFMNFRADRARQITRSFINADFDGFERAVTPKVNFVTLTEYAADIKAPIAYPSENLVNTLGEVLQNRGRTQLRISETEKYAHVTFFFNGGKEEPFNGEDRILINSPKVATYDLQPEMSSTELTDKLVAAIESAKYDVIICNYPNGDMVGHTGNFDAAVKACEAVDACIGRVVDALAKVGGECIITADHGNAEQMTDETTGQAHTAHTSELVPFVFVGRDATIDEGGKLSDVAPTILHLMGETIPAEMTGKPLIHVKE